The Eremothecium gossypii ATCC 10895 chromosome IV, complete sequence genome contains a region encoding:
- a CDS encoding allantoate permease family MFS transporter (Syntenic homolog of Saccharomyces cerevisiae YGR260W (TNA1)) — protein sequence MGMMEVDRSNTGPLRKANNEEFEIEIGSDEDVAEPGLDHPMERRIVRKMDLCLLPLMCILYFLSNLDKSNIGNAAIAGMTEDLKLVGNQYGNCVTVFFATYITFDPIGANLMNIVGAPVMMTGCIIGFGLISLCTAWVKNYWQLLLIRILLGAFEGNIYPAINMYLSVCYRREQYAIRFAWVFFAACVSSSFGGLISYGCAHIKGSLNAWQYIYIVEGALTLAVVPFYWFGLSKNLQDSWFFNKEEREYIIRRYETMYTYNPNERFEWRQLWLAVRDVKTWISAISLFCIDLTTFGLTIFMPIIISGMGFTHIRAQLMTVPVYFFTAITFFICAYLSDKLRLRSPFIVGACVTCAIGLAIVLGSHSNAVKFFGIFVLALGIYVNASTNCLWLSGNVSNYYKRATALGINLFSGSSSGLVAGQIFTEAEKPGYKTGLTLCMSLQIAAIFLTLLQLFCYYRLNKKKKAMLAQSDKEELKFDRSLGDENPHFLYMY from the coding sequence ATGGGTATGATGGAAGTTGATAGGAGCAACACTGGTCCCCTTAGAAAGGCAAATAATGAAGAGTTTGAGATAGAGATAGGTAGCGATGAAGATGTCGCTGAGCCGGGCTTAGATCATCCCATGGAAAGACGTATAGTGCGGAAGATGGATCTTTGTTTACTTCCGCTAATGTGCATTCTCTATTTCCTATCCAACCTGGATAAATCCAATATCGGTAATGCAGCGATTGCTGGAATGACTGAAGACCTCAAATTGGTTGGAAACCAGTATGGTAACTGTGTTACTGTATTCTTTGCAACGTATATTACATTCGATCCAATAGGTGCTAACTTAATGAACATTGTTGGTGCACCCGTGATGATGACGGGATGCATTATTGGTTTCGGGCTAATTTCATTATGCACTGCTTGGGTGAAAAATTATTGGCAACTGCTTTTGATTCGTATCTTGCTCGGCGCATTCGAAGGTAACATATACCCCGCAATAAACATGTATTTATCGGTTTGCTATAGACGGGAACAATATGCTATCAGGTTTGCATGGGTATTCTTCGCCGCTTGTGTATCATCATCGTTCGGTGGTCTGATTTCGTACGGATGCGCGCATATTAAGGGTTCGTTGAACGCTTGGCAGTACATCTATATTGTTGAGGGCGCCCTAACACTTGCTGTTGTGCCTTTTTATTGGTTTGGGTTAAGCAAAAATTTACAGGACTCATGGTTTTTCAACAAAGAAGAGAGAGAGTATATCATCAGGCGATATGAAACAATGTATACCTATAATCCGAATGAACGTTTTGAGTGGAGGCAGCTGTGGCTGGCTGTGAGGGATGTCAAAACATGGATTTCAGCTATTTCACTGTTCTGCATTGATTTAACGACTTTCGGCTTAACGATTTTTATGCCTATTATTATATCTGGAATGGGATTCACTCACATAAGGGCCCAACTAATGACTGTACCAGTTTATTTCTTTACAGCAATTACGTTTTTTATCTGCGCATATCTGTCCGATAAGCTTCGTTTACGTTCTCCGTTTATTGTTGGCGCATGCGTCACATGCGCCATTGGACTCGCAATTGTTCTTGGTTCCCATTCAAATGCCGTCAAGTTCTTTGGCATCTTTGTTTTAGCTTTGGGAATTTATGTTAATGCATCAACAAACTGTCTATGGCTGAGTGGCAACGTGAGCAACTACTACAAGAGAGCTACTGCACTGGGAATCAATCTGTTCAGCGGCTCTTCTTCAGGCTTGGTGGCCGGTCAAATATTTACTGAGGCGGAAAAACCGGGCTACAAAACTGGTTTAACTCTTTGTATGAGTCTACAGATAGCTGCCATATTCCTGACACTATTACAGTTGTTCTGCTACTATCGTCTGAATAAGAAGAAGAAAGCTATGCTCGCCCAAAGTGATAAAGAAGAGCTCAAATTCGATCGCAGTCTAGGCGATGAAAACCCCCATTTCTTATATATGTACTGA
- the KOG1 gene encoding ubiquitin-binding TORC1 subunit KOG1 (Syntenic homolog of Saccharomyces cerevisiae YHR186C (KOG1)) produces MLYNEHCKPQSKSNRYQGAVSCAGCVRGRGGSIGQETISTGKMPVVYGPQPLNCLNTETRHGFDEQYSSEQLLESLANGFIFYFDDKRHRSNGNPMSEEEKQQDAHNYYQPILDWKIVKERQKTVSAALLLCLNLGVDPPDVIKTHPCARLESWVDPHNFQDSKKAIEQIGKNLQAQYETLSLRTRYKQSLDPCVEDVKRFCNSLRRASKDERILFHYNGHGVPQPTPSGEIWVFNRGYTQYIPVSLYDLQTWLGAPCIYVWDCNSAGNIVSNFQKFVQKRIKDDQDGNHDMTAPSSTQAYIDCVQLAACRSGELLPMNPELPADLFTCCLTDPIEISVKIFLMQSPLKDTKYSILFQNDDSRYGSDNLNRMPNISIPGKLSERRTPLGELNWIFTAITDTIAWTSLPRPLFKKLFRHDLMVAALFRSFLLAKRIMPWYNCNPVSDPVLPDNIAEHPMWKSWDLAIDEVLTKLVDDMHHNMDNGSGKLEVQALLQQRQGPVRSETSINGMPESLNSRNPMGNLSTMSLANMNNNKASSSNPSIQSSSSSALAQGQQQQFTKFFEQHLTAFELWLKYGANTRHPPEQLPIVLQVLLSQVHRVRTLVLLSRFLDLGPWAVYLSLSIGIFPYVLKLLQSPAQELKPILVFIWARIMSIDYKNTQTELVKEKGYLYFVKMLVPEWGTQRPASNTGSPLTLTAPVNINVQRASSQVNPGNTTAVLTSNTTDEQKAMATFVLSSFVNDFPLGQKYCFSQELVQKLCYYVDNSEVPLLRQWCIILIGQLYLNNPLHKSICLQEMFLARIIRSLKDPIPEIRCAALLSMKYFCSDYDDADLILKLHQECQQQIPQLQSRLQQFQTTSQQAQQQQQQLHIQQQQFQVQQQLQQVQSSMVQLQHVDIKQLKREEIKMISAALVHVNDGSPMVRKELIIFISQVVERYITFFIVIAFNELTEEIITLEFDSNEANDLKRRTMVGHGSIFNTVWKALLILAADPFTENSILAGDVIDYILIKLKDHPDLGEIVTEMEKYLIKRTANSHPSGLAMVGMAATKLPTPKRPISLGAYDKSRPTPSAKKTPPSSQRSYSLSGLLKSLRLTTEEQPAASITNANKKHHLSLLSVPYGVAPIPPTPNYKKRTGPLVMPLKSMFLEYCREYFQEPQMKKKEADEPGSVEYTARLWRRNRNEQIIQETQAQKQLSLYGDWSRKVASVDNKTQPKILRLMQFESYLVSSDDRDNVAVYDWEENKHLARFSNGNPFGTKITDMKFLNEDDVPLLLTGSSDGIVKIYKDFNCLENIELISSWRGLTDLLLTPKSTGLLTEWQQSRGSLLATGDVKIIRVWDALTESVEVDVPAKSSSLITSLTSDQLSGNIFVSGFSDGSIRVYDRRVDPRDSMVRLWKPSGGRPISWITNVHLQRGGYRELVSGTNNGVVELWDIRQDKPVLTFTDSGQNGGNGYNSSPPKPTTMTSIHVHEHAPVIATGTKHINIWTTSGDSLCTFKNNGSSHVSSVAGSLATGISVSRSSTSFISSMAFHPHRMMLAAANSHDTNINIYQCRDARNDYSIY; encoded by the coding sequence ATGTTATACAATGAACACTGCAAACCACAGTCGAAGTCAAACAGGTACCAAGGTGCAGTAAGCTGTGCTGGTTGTGTGCGAGGTCGCGGAGGCAGTATAGGCCAAGAAACGATTTCTACAGGGAAAATGCCGGTTGTATATGGTCCGCAGCCACTAAATTGTTTGAACACTGAGACCAGGCACGGGTTTGACGAGCAGTACTCCAGtgagcagctgctggagtcGCTGGCGAACGGGTTTATCTTCTACTTTGACGACAAGCGTCACCGCAGCAATGGGAACCCGATGTCAGAGGAGGAGAAGCAGCAAGACGCGCACAACTACTATCAGCCGATCCTCGACTGGAAGATCGTGAAGGAGCGGCAAAAGACGGTGTCTGCAGCGTTGCTGCTATGTCTGAATTTGGGTGTTGACCCGCCCGACGTGATCAAGACGCATCCGTGTGCGCGGCTGGAGTCGTGGGTGGACCCGCACAACTTCCAGGACTCGAAGAAAGCAATCGAGCAAATCGGCAAGAACCTGCAGGCGCAGTATGAGACGCTGTCGCTGCGGACGAGGTACAAGCAGAGTCTCGATCCGTGTGTGGAGGATGTGAAGCGATTCTGCAACTCGTTGCGGCGCGCGTCCAAGGATGAGCGGATTCTATTTCATTACAATGGGCATGGGGTGCCACAGCCCACGCCTTCCGGCGAGATCTGGGTATTCAATCGGGGATACACGCAGTACATACCTGTCTCCTTATATGACCTCCAGACGTGGCTGGGGGCACCATGTATCTACGTGTGGGATTGCAACAGCGCGGGTAACATTGTGTCGAACTTTCAGAAATTCGTCCAGAAGCGAATAAAGGACGACCAGGACGGGAACCACGACATGACGGCGCCTTCTTCCACCCAGGCATACATAGACTGCGTTCAGCTGGCTGCTTGCAGGTCTGGGGAGCTATTGCCGATGAACCCAGAATTACCCGCTGATCTTTTTACTTGTTGCCTCACAGACCCGATAGAAATCTCTGTTAAAATCTTTCTAATGCAATCACCCCTAAAAGACACTAAATACTCGATACTCTTTCAGAATGATGACTCTCGCTATGGTTCGGATAACCTTAACCGCATGCCTAATATTTCGATACCGGGGAAACTTTCTGAGAGACGAACGCCGCTGGGAGAGTTGAATTGGATTTTCACGGCGATTACAGATACCATTGCGTGGACATCCCTACCACGGCCTTTGTTTAAGAAATTGTTCAGGCATGATCTAATGGTCGCTGCCCTATTTAGAAGTTTCCTATTGGCAAAGAGGATCATGCCCTGGTATAACTGTAACCCCGTTTCAGACCCTGTTTTGCCCGACAATATTGCGGAACATCCAATGTGGAAATCATGGGATTTGGCTATTGATGAAGTTCTAACAAAGTTGGTCGATGATATGCATCATAATATGGATAATGGATCTGGAAAACTGGAAGTGCAAGCTTTATTGCAGCAGAGGCAGGGTCCTGTCAGATCTGAAACTAGCATTAATGGTATGCCTGAGTCATTAAATTCGCGCAATCCAATGGGGAACCTCAGCACTATGTCATTGGCGAATATGAATAATAACAAAGCATCTTCAAGCAATCCATCAATACAaagttcttcttcttctgcacTTGCACAGGGTCAACAGCAGCAGTTTACTAAATTCTTCGAACAACATCTCACTGCATTTGAACTCTGGCTAAAATACGGCGCGAATACAAGACATCCTCCTGAGCAGCTACCTATAGTCCTTCAGGTATTGCTGTCGCAAGTACATCGTGTGCGGACTTTAGTGCTGCTCTCTCGATTCCTCGATTTGGGACCTTGGGCAGTCTACTTATCGTTATCCATTGGAATATTTCCCTATGTCCTGAAACTACTCCAAAGTCCTGCACAGGAGCTAAAGCCAATTCTGGTTTTTATCTGGGCCAGAATTATGTCAATTGATTATAAGAATACACAGACAGAACTAGTAAAGGAAAAGGGCTACCTTTATTTTGTTAAGATGTTAGTTCCAGAATGGGGAACACAACGTCCAGCGTCAAATACAGGAAGCCCATTAACGCTCACTGCACCTGTTAATATAAATGTGCAACGTGCTTCTTCACAGGTAAACCCTGGTAATACTACAGCGGTACTAACTAGCAACACTACTGATGAGCAAAAGGCCATGGCCACTTTCGTGTTGTCTTCCTTCGTTAATGATTTTCCCCTAGGTCAAAAGTACTGCTTCAGTCAGGAATTGGTCCAGAAGTTGTGTTATTATGTTGACAATTCAGAGGTTCCACTATTACGCCAATGGTGCATTATTTTGATTGGTCAGCTTTACCTGAATAATCCTCTTCACAAAAGCATCTGTTTACAAGAAATGTTTCTTGCTCGGATAATACGATCCTTAAAGGATCCTATTCCTGAAATCCGCTGTGCAGCATTATTATCCATGAAGTACTTTTGCTCCGATTATGACGACGCCGATTTGATTTTAAAGTTGCATCAGGAATGTCAACAACAGATTCCTCAGCTACAATCACGATTGCAGCAATTCCAAACTACAAGCCAACAagcgcagcagcaacagcaacagctccatatccagcagcagcagttccaggtgcagcagcaactGCAACAAGTACAATCTTCTAtggtgcagctgcagcatGTTGATATTAAGCAGCTCAAGAGAGAAGAGATAAAAATGATATCTGCTGCATTGGTGCATGTCAATGATGGATCACCAATGGTCCGCAAAGAATTGATTATCTTTATCTCTCAGGTAGTTGAAAGGTACATCACCTTTTTTATTGTGATTGCCTTCAACGAATTAACAGAAGAAATAATAACATTAGAGTTTGACAGCAACGAAGCCAACGACCTCAAGCGCAGAACAATGGTTGGTCATGGATCCATTTTCAACACTGTATGGAAGGCTCTCTTGATCCTTGCGGCTGATCCTTTCACTGAGAACAGTATTCTGGCAGGAGATGTCATTGATTATATCCTGATCAAGCTGAAGGATCATCCTGATTTAGGAGAAATTGTGACCGAAATGGAGAAGTACCTGATAAAAAGAACTGCCAATTCTCATCCTAGTGGGTTGGCCATGGTGGGAATGGCCGCTACAAAGCTGCCTACTCCAAAAAGGCCAATTAGTCTAGGCGCCTATGATAAAAGCAGACCGACACCAAGCGCTAAAAAGACGCCGCCATCCAGTCAGCGCAGTTATTCGCTAAGTGGTCTTTTAAAGAGTTTGAGGTTGACAACAGAAGAGCAGCCTGCTGCCTCAATAACAAATGCTAACAAGAAACATCATCTTTCGTTATTAAGCGTTCCTTATGGAGTAGCACCTATACCTCCAACACCTAATTATAAGAAGAGAACTGGGCCGCTTGTGATGCCGCTAAAAAGCATGTTCTTAGAATACTGCCGGGAATACTTCCAGGAGCCACAGATGAAGAAAAAAGAAGCAGACGAACCCGGTAGTGTTGAGTATACCGCTCGTTTATGGAGAAGAAACAGAAACGAACAAATAATTCAGGAAACTCAAGCCCAAAAACAGCTGTCCTTATATGGTGATTGGTCGAGAAAGGTTGCGAGTGTTGATAATAAGACTCAGCCAAAAATTCTACGTTTGATGCAGTTCGAAAGCTATCTTGTTTCTTCAGATGATAGAGATAACGTCGCTGTCTATGACTGGGAAGAAAATAAACATTTGGCCAGGTTTTCGAATGGAAATCCGTTCGGGACGAAGATAACTGATATGAAATTTTTAAATGAGGATGACGTTCCGCTATTATTAACTGGCTCATCGGATGGTATTGTAAAAATTTATAAGGATTTCAACTGCCTGGAAAATATTGAACTCATTTCATCGTGGCGAGGGTTAACTGATCTTTTGCTGACGCCGAAGTCTACTGGTTTGCTAACTGAATGGCAGCAGAGTAGAGGATCTCTGCTTGCTACAGGAGATGTTAAAATAATTAGGGTTTGGGATGCTTTGACAGAATCTGTTGAAGTTGATGTCCCGGCTAAGTCTTCATCGCTCATAACATCATTAACTTCGGACCAGTTATCAGGCAATATATTTGTAAGCGGCTTCTCTGATGGTTCAATTCGGGTTTACGATAGACGCGTCGACCCAAGGGATTCCATGGTTCGCCTATGGAAGCCATCTGGAGGCCGACCTATATCATGGATAACCAATGTGCATCTACAACGTGGTGGATACAGGGAGCTTGTGAGCGGAACTAACAACGGTGTAGTTGAATTGTGGGATATCAGACAAGATAAGCCGGTGCTAACATTTACAGATTCTGGACAGAATGGGGGGAACGGTTACAACTCTAGCCCGCCTAAGCCAACGACAATGACATCTATACATGTTCATGAACATGCTCCAGTAATTGCGACAGGAActaagcatatcaatatATGGACTACATCTGGTGATTCACTGTGCACATTTAAAAACAACGGATCATCACATGTCAGCAGTGTGGCAGGTTCTTTGGCTACAGGCATCAGTGTTTCTCGTTCTTCTACTTCATTCATTTCCTCAATGGCATTCCATCCTCATAGGATGATGTTAGCGGCTGCCAATTCACACGATACGAATATTAACATATATCAATGCCGTGACGCAAGGAACGACTATTCCATTTATTAA
- the CRT10 gene encoding Crt10p (Syntenic homolog of Saccharomyces cerevisiae YOL063C (CRT10)): MRFLSPHQKGLRSMEEDSEQDKVAFRLYLASLGYIAEDGGELRMDHERRLRLKLKGQLSNGAQRKLMWKRSTSGPLRLESLHVAEKLNFSNSFNSSEVIARDREFIESIYEKGSAAEPIWGTNGDCISPAHTLLPQWERLNIKEEGITEDIFDFRHGCAFDNNLMCTSENSVLFIALGYEFRVFDLTKVDLSADTKHQSRAFNLLDSYLLYSAIPLPDTGFLSQVPMDYRIHFIKACSFYGDEYVAMCCESGYIMMFLVRDFKAYDASDDIDHFGRPTMQPRYILEAAGSCWAFDIYDDHPDIKIIAAGHNAGSAPTGITLFAHYKDCTRFAIEEITTEHNVPCVNFIKNTSPGFDITLAYTCIYGSVGTIRIQPFLYMERDGATDKIKIPWEYWDEQYFTSWCWTITPVSRKDFHRTTAYEYLTNTYDQEQKKKDLELIYQGSLILDSFPSIPSHSPIMGIAANMAQLFVPVSRLDLFNGYQCMDGIMEFHFACAQLLNGDGDIIPYRKARIKSNCMTYNDEDSCMYFVPRSDLPLGDEKLDKGVQESDLRRNMDFVTTSRTIQKEYVDALLRLKVKEPSSRSQQEPFYLSFDEQPMLEKKPNSVHLIRHLHGPEESLNNNLAGSSLYRNPAIQRLHPREVTRYWMSNDSFWGQKIEIEPSPRIEPLTLQASTPRPSTHGEDSGSNEGAFPLAGERNRTLCDDIVDASLTNHIKKLYRLFSSLQKESRHKAEGPEFDSVVSQDYMFVITTNTSVYLVRSDPLIVNALTMDELFPTKDVTTCQPAIEHLNRISIVCYIRELSCIVVASQIGLLSVLRLTEYNGIYSFRQEYVIGWEHIPPEKRDTICMSQYTTGPQDDSAVPCGHCNTVFPSFLIQGLDYVYVPDDPGNGILEHALLYVAYRNNLARYSIYR; encoded by the coding sequence ATGCGGTTTTTGAGCCCCCACCAAAAAGGATTGAGGTCTATGGAGGAAGACAGCGAGCAGGATAAAGTGGCCTTCCGGCTATATCTAGCTTCCCTAGGTTACATAGCTGAGGATGGTGGCGAGCTGCGCATGGACCATGAACGAAGGCTCAGACTGAAGTTGAAAGGACAACTAAGTAATGGGGCTCAGAGAAAGCTAATGTGGAAACGGTCGACATCGGGCCCGCTAAGGCTCGAAAGTCTCCACGTTGCAGAGAAATTGAACTTCTCAAACTCCTTCAACTCGAGCGAAGTGATTGCGCGAGACAGGGAGTTCATTGAGTCGATCTACGAGAAGGGCTCCGCCGCAGAGCCGATATGGGGGACGAATGGAGACTGCATTAGTCCTGCGCATACCCTGCTTCCACAGTGGGAGCGCCTGAATATAAAGGAGGAGGGCATAACCGAGGACATCTTTGACTTCCGCCACGGCTGTGCGTTTGATAACAACCTCATGTGCACTAGTGAAAACAGCGTGCTATTTATTGCACTCGGCTACGAATTTAGGGTGTTCGATCTTACGAAAGTCGATCTCTCCGCAGACACTAAGCACCAGAGTAGAGCATTCAATCTTCTGGATTCGTACCTGCTTTACAGCGCAATACCTCTGCCTGATACCGGATTTCTGAGCCAAGTCCCCATGGACTATCGTATTCACTTTATCAAGGCATGCTCCTTTTATGGCGATGAGTATGTCGCGATGTGCTGCGAAAGCGGCTACATAATGATGTTCCTTGTTCGCGACTTTAAAGCCTATGATGCTTCAGACGATATTGATCACTTTGGAAGGCCAACTATGCAGCCTCGCTATATCTTAGAAGCCGCAGGCTCGTGCTGGGCTTTTGACATATACGATGATCATCCGGATATAAAGATAATTGCGGCAGGGCATAATGCCGGTAGCGCACCGACTGGCATTACCCTTTTTGCACATTACAAGGACTGTACAAGATTTGCCATTGAAGAGATCACGACTGAACACAATGTGCCATGCGTAAATTTTATCAAGAACACCTCTCCAGGGTTTGATATTACCCTAGCATACACTTGTATCTATGGCAGCGTCGGTACTATACGCATTCAACCGTTTCTGTATATGGAACGGGATGGAGCTACGGACAAAATTAAAATTCCCTGGGAGTATTGGGACGAGCAATACTTTACCAGCTGGTGTTGGACTATAACACCCGTGTCCCGCAAAGATTTCCACAGAACAACGGCCTACGAGTATTTAACCAACACCTATGATCAAGAGCAAAAGAAGAAGGATTTAGAACTAATATACCAGGGTAGTTTGATACTAGACAGCTTTCCTAGTATACCAAGCCATTCTCCTATAATGGGAATTGCGGCAAATATGGCCCAGCTCTTTGTACCAGTGAGCCGCCTTGATCTTTTTAATGGATACCAGTGCATGGATGGGATTATGGAGTTTCATTTCGCTTGCGCTCAGTTACTCAACGGAGATGGCGACATTATTCCATACCGTAAGGCGCGAATCAAATCCAATTGTATGACTTACAATGATGAGGACAGTTGCATGTACTTTGTCCCTCGTTCAGATTTACCACTGGGGGATGAGAAACTAGACAAAGGCGTTCAGGAGTCAGATCTAAGACGCAATATGGATTTTGTAACCACTTCTAGAACGATTCAAAAAGAATATGTTGACGCCTTGTTAAGACTTAAAGTAAAGGAGCCTTCGTCGCGTTCCCAGCAGGAACCATTTTACCTCTCATTTGATGAACAACCTATGTTGGAAAAGAAACCCAATAGCGTCCACCTTATACGTCACCTTCACGGACCAGAAGAATCGTTAAATAATAATCTGGCAGGTAGCAGCTTGTACCGAAACCCCGCTATTCAAAGATTACATCCCAGGGAAGTTACAAGATATTGGATGTCAAATGATTCTTTCTGGGGACAAAAAATAGAGATAGAACCTTCTCCAAGAATAGAACCTTTGACACTACAAGCTTCAACGCCGAGACCATCGACTCATGGAGAAGATTCGGGAAGTAATGAAGGCGCATTCCCGCTTGCAGGGGAAAGAAACCGAACTTTGTGCGATGATATCGTTGATGCGTCTCTTACTAACCACATCAAAAAATTGTACAGGTTATTCTCAAGCCTGCAAAAGGAATCTAGACACAAAGCAGAAGGCCCAGAGTTTGACAGCGTTGTATCCCAGGATTATATGTTTGTGATAACAACCAATACCTCTGTTTATCTCGTTCGATCTGACCCGCTAATAGTCAATGCACTTACAATGGATGAACTATTTCCTACAAAAGATGTCACTACATGTCAACCGGCGATAGAACACTTGAATCGCATATCAATTGTATGCTATATCCGCGAACTTTCGTGTATTGTTGTGGCGTCCCAAATAGGCCTACTTTCTGTACTGAGATTGACTGAATATAATGGAATCTATTCTTTCCGACAAGAGTATGTTATTGGCTGGGAACATATACCGCCTGAAAAACGCGATACAATATGTATGTCGCAGTATACCACAGGACCTCAGGATGATAGCGCGGTACCTTGCGGTCACTGCAATACTGTTTTCCCATCTTTTCTTATTCAAGGACTGGACTATGTATACGTACCAGATGATCCTGGCAATGGCATATTGGAACATGCCTTATTATACGTAGCCTATCGAAACAACCTAGCGAGGTACAGTATATATCGTTGA
- the PGU1 gene encoding endo-polygalacturonase (Non-syntenic homolog of Saccharomyces cerevisiae YJR153W (PGU1)) gives MSCLFPLKASDIQMLFSTLVSTAALIGGATAATVNGACVLTGKDLNKVAEVKKCTNIVIKDFTVPAGKALDLYGLRDGTTVTFAGKVTMDYAKWAGPVFLLGGKDIHVTGAPGHVLEGEGQKWWNGAGDPKNEKPKFMRFKMTGKSVVEKLNVHNTPKMAFSVNNCHGLTIRNNVFDNRAGDGKAKNTDAFDVGSSTNILIHDNKIWNQDDCLAVNSGDQIRFLHNFCSGGHGISIGSVGHKKGDSVTNFLAQDNQVVESDNGLRIKTFVGAIGKVDNIKFINNKVKNIRKFAIVIQGDYKDGTTTGTPTGGCPITNLEVRGNTGNTVGKGSKLKILVKNASKWTFADNNILGKTFPGCSGAPNGIKC, from the coding sequence ATGTCTTGTCTTTTTCCACTGAAAGCCAGCGACATTCAAATGCTCTTCTCTACACTCGTTTCAACAGCAGCTCTCATCGGCGGTGCCACTGCCGCCACGGTCAATGGCGCGTGTGTCTTAACCGGCAAGGACTTGAACAAGGTCGCCGAGGTCAAGAAATGCACCAACATTGTGATCAAGGACTTTACTGTCCCAGCGGGCAAGGCTCTGGACTTGTACGGTCTGCGCGACGGCACCACTGTCACCTTCGCTGGAAAGGTGACCATGGACTACGCCAAGTGGGCTGGTCCAGTCTTTTTGCTAGGTGGTAAGGATATCCATGTTACTGGTGCCCCAGGCCACGTCCTGGAGGGTGAAGGTCAGAAGTGGTGGAACGGCGCTGGCGACCCAAAGAACGAAAAGCCAAAGTTCATGAGATTCAAGATGACCGGTAAGTCGGTCGTTGAGAAATTGAACGTCCACAACACTCCAAAGATGGCCTTCTCCGTCAACAACTGTCACGGCTTGACTATCAGAAACAACGTCTTCGACAACCGTGCGGGTGACGGCAAGGCCAAGAACACCGACGCCTTTGACGTCGGCTCCTCCACCAACATTTTGATTCATGACAACAAGATCTGGAACCAGGATGACTGTCTGGCAGTTAACTCGGGCGACCAGATTCGCTTCCTACACAACTTCTGCTCCGGTGGCCACGGTATTTCCATCGGGTCTGTTGGCCACAAGAAGGGCGACTCAGTCACCAACTTCCTCGCACAGGACAACCAGGTCGTCGAGTCGGACAACGGTCTAAGAATCAAGACTTTCGTGGGCGCCATTGGCAAGGTCGACAACATCAAGTTCATCAACAACAAGGTCAAGAACATCCGCAAGTTCGCTATCGTCATCCAGGGCGACTACAAGGACGGCACCACCACCGGCACCCCAACCGGCGGCTGCCCAATCACCAACCTAGAGGTCAGAGGCAACACCGGTAACACCGTCGGCAAGGGCAGCAAGCTCAAGATTCTCGTCAAGAATGCGTCTAAGTGGACCTTCGCCGACAACAACATTTTGGGCAAGACCTTCCCAGGCTGCTCTGGCGCACCTAACGGCATCAAGTGCTAA
- the PAM17 gene encoding Pam17p (Syntenic homolog of Saccharomyces cerevisiae YKR065C (PAM17)): protein MLARGILRPALARAELGRAFSCSAQWQQAAGSTSGRELSWPDFFALRKTERRINTGSSVLTAFLTANCAWAYISTVQIDVTQMLFGFDPMVVLVGALFASSGLGYLCGPLMGSAFFRVKHRGQLEGYNHKNRVFLEHIKKNRVDASSQSFSNPLPDYYGEKIGSLQEYRQWLRDCQSHRRKAKEFL, encoded by the coding sequence ATGCTAGCCAGAGGTATCCTGAGACCTGCACTAGCGCGGGCCGAGTTGGGCCGCGCGTTTTCATGCTCGGCGCAGTggcagcaggcggcggGCTCAACGTCCGGGCGCGAGCTGTCGTGGCCGGATTTCTTCGCCCTGCGCAAGACAGAGCGGCGCATCAACACCGGCAGCTCCGTGCTGACGGCGTTCCTCACGGCAAACTGCGCGTGGGCTTACATCTCGACGGTACAGATCGACGTGACGCAGATGCTGTTCGGCTTCGACCCGATGGTGGTGCTGGTGGGCGCGCTGTTTGCATCCAGCGGGCTGGGCTACCTGTGCGGGCCGCTCATGGGCAGCGCCTTCTTCCGCGTGAAGCACCGCGGGCAGCTGGAGGGCTACAACCACAAGAACCGCGTGTTCCTGGAGCACATCAAAAAGAACCGTGTAGATGCGTCGTCGCAGAGCTTCAGCAATCCGCTTCCAGATTACTACGGCGAGAAGATCGGTTCGCTGCAGGAGTACCGCCAGTGGCTGCGCGACTGCCAGTCCCACCGCCGGAAGGCAAAGGAGTTTTTGTAG